One part of the Budorcas taxicolor isolate Tak-1 chromosome 22, Takin1.1, whole genome shotgun sequence genome encodes these proteins:
- the LOC128067544 gene encoding LOW QUALITY PROTEIN: cilia- and flagella-associated protein 36-like (The sequence of the model RefSeq protein was modified relative to this genomic sequence to represent the inferred CDS: inserted 1 base in 1 codon; substituted 1 base at 1 genomic stop codon) — MATEEEAEVEWVVEGITRFLRGPDWSIPILDIVEQKCEVFDDEEESKLTYTEIHQEYKELVEKLLETYLKEIRINEGQFQEACTSLAKTCTSXGVLPDCLTDGSDVVSDLEQEEMKILKEVLRKSKEEYDQEEERKRKKQLSEAKTEEPPMQAKETAKMNNSQGDGEYFAHAASEVKIPGFQHASMEEPIASLSTLXTEALRQREHYLKQKRDKLMSRRKDMKTKQNQTSEQKGKPAGEVEEMTERPEMTAEEKQTLLKRRLLAEKLKEERFNK; from the exons ATGGCCACGGAAGAAGAGGCCGAGGTGGAATGGGTGGTGGAGGGCATCACGCGGTTCCTGCGGGGCCCAGACTGGTCCATCCCCATCTTGGACATCGTGGAGCAGAAATGTGAAGTTTTTGATGATGAAGAAGAGAGCAAATTGACCTATACagagatacatcaggaatataaAGAACTAGTTGAAAAGCTGTTAGAAACTTACCTTAAAGAAATTAGAATTAATGAAGGTCAATTTCAAGAAGCATGTACTTCTCTTGCAAAGACTTGTACAT CAGGTGTATTACCTGACTGCTTAACAGATGGTTCTGATGTGGTCAGTGACCTTGAACAGGAAGAGATGAAAATCCTGAAGGAAGTTCTTAGAAAATCAAAAGAGGAGTATGaccaggaggaagaaaggaagagaaaaaagcagtTATCAGAGGCCAAAACAGAAGAGCCTCCGATGCAGGCCAAAGAAACGGCAAAAATGAATAATTCCCAAGGGGATGGTGAATATTTTGCACACGCAGCATCAGAAGTTAAA ATTCCTGGCTTCCAACATGCAAGCATGGAGGAACCAATAGCAAGTTTATCAACACTTTGAACAGAAGCGCTCCGCCAGCGGGAACACTATCTAAAACAGAAGAGAGATAAATTGATGTCCAGGAGGAAGGACATGAAGACTAAGCAGAATCAAACTTCGGAGCAGAAAGGAAAACCTGCTGGGGAGGTGGAGGAAATGACAGAGAGACCAGAAATGACAGCAGAGGAGAAACAAACATTACTAAAGAGGAGATTGCTTGCAGAGAAACTTAAAGAAGAACGttttaataagtaa